A single genomic interval of Vibrio maritimus harbors:
- a CDS encoding beta-galactosidase, whose amino-acid sequence MRSFAQVIAAREWENQHVVQRNVLAPHAPLRAYRTIEEARTNQASLNQVSLNGEWKFHLLERPEDMLESYVASDFDDGQWDALSVPSNWQLHGYDKPIYTNVKYPFDDNPPYVPEQNPTGVYRKRFQFASQSGATTTITFDGVNSAFHLWCNGTWVGYSQDSRLPAEFDLSAHLVEGENQLTLMVLRWSDGSYLEDQDMWWLSGIFRDVTLRTKPNNHIADVETIASLQSDYRDGLLKVMTKVAKPESTQTILVTVYDDTGRLVSEQSQVMGVEFVDEKGAWDNQSIHRIKLDDVNAWSAERPYLYRVVVSLLNDQKQVVDCEAYSVGFRNVEILDGQLCVNGKPLLIRGVNRHEHHPELGHVMTRDDMIRDIKLLKQNNFNAVRTAHYPNHPMWYELCDQFGLYLVDEANIETHGQFPMCRLSDDSEWLNAFMRRMVNLVERDKNHPSIIIWSLGNESGIGSNHHAMYQWVKQRDPSRPVQYEGGGAMTSATDIICPMYARVDWDLPVVGHQPEVTPRVGIKKAIALPNETRPLILCEYAHAMGNSLGSFVEYWKAFRDHPRLQGGFIWDWVDQGLTKFDDKGQSYWAYGGDFGDEINDRQFCINGLIFPDRTVHPTLFEVKKAQQFFQFKLISDQPLVIEAVSENLFTSSDNEVLSWQLLEDGKTVQSGEVALSIPAQASLQIQLCDAIERRPGARYHLNLQVTLINATPWAESGHITACEQIELASIPKLHLAEKENFGSLQLLDTDTKLRIENDSFVIEFDKETGYLADWMVSGAEVLSQPIQDNFYRAPLDNDIGTSEANKLDPNSWFARWEAAGFRTLRRDVQSFEAYEVSGGVEIKCVAIYSNDLAPVISSTWRYHIASDGSVAIDVDVTLARGLPPIPRVGLELCLPKQTSSEDRIMVDWFGRGPHENYPDRLYSAHIGRYQKCLEEMHTNYIFPSENGLRCDCHELSVGNLSVEGEFHFSVSEFNQANLASAKHTNDLVKDDAVYVRIDGFHMGVGGDDSWTPSVHDEYQLREQHYRYALVLRTAD is encoded by the coding sequence ATGAGATCTTTCGCCCAAGTCATCGCCGCTCGCGAGTGGGAAAACCAACACGTCGTGCAACGTAATGTGCTTGCCCCTCATGCGCCTTTGCGTGCCTATCGCACCATAGAAGAGGCTCGAACCAATCAAGCATCTTTAAACCAAGTGTCATTAAATGGTGAGTGGAAGTTTCACTTGTTGGAACGTCCTGAGGATATGTTGGAGTCGTATGTTGCGAGTGACTTTGATGATGGGCAATGGGACGCTCTATCCGTTCCGAGCAATTGGCAACTGCATGGTTATGACAAGCCAATCTATACCAATGTAAAGTACCCATTCGATGACAATCCTCCGTATGTTCCAGAGCAAAACCCTACAGGCGTTTATCGCAAGCGATTTCAATTTGCGAGTCAGTCAGGTGCGACTACAACCATCACGTTTGATGGCGTCAACAGTGCTTTCCATCTTTGGTGTAATGGGACTTGGGTCGGCTACTCACAAGACTCACGTCTACCTGCTGAGTTCGACCTGAGTGCTCATTTAGTTGAGGGCGAGAACCAGCTGACCCTTATGGTCCTGCGCTGGTCAGATGGCTCTTATCTCGAAGATCAGGATATGTGGTGGCTTAGCGGCATCTTTCGTGATGTCACTCTGAGGACCAAACCTAATAACCATATTGCCGATGTCGAGACGATCGCTAGTCTCCAGTCTGATTATCGCGATGGGCTTCTTAAAGTGATGACAAAAGTTGCCAAGCCGGAGTCTACTCAAACCATTTTGGTCACAGTTTATGACGATACAGGGAGGCTTGTATCGGAACAGTCGCAAGTGATGGGCGTTGAGTTTGTTGATGAAAAAGGTGCGTGGGACAATCAATCCATTCATAGAATTAAGTTGGATGATGTAAACGCATGGAGCGCAGAGCGCCCGTATTTATATCGAGTTGTCGTTTCACTGCTTAACGATCAGAAGCAAGTTGTCGATTGTGAGGCTTACTCTGTAGGTTTTAGAAACGTCGAGATCTTAGATGGCCAGCTATGTGTAAACGGTAAACCCTTGCTCATTCGCGGTGTCAATCGTCATGAGCATCACCCTGAGCTGGGTCATGTGATGACACGAGACGATATGATTCGTGACATCAAACTCCTTAAGCAAAATAACTTTAATGCGGTTCGAACGGCACACTATCCAAATCACCCAATGTGGTATGAGCTTTGTGACCAGTTTGGGCTGTATTTAGTCGATGAAGCGAACATTGAAACTCACGGTCAGTTTCCAATGTGCCGTCTGTCTGATGATAGCGAGTGGTTAAATGCTTTCATGAGGCGTATGGTTAATCTGGTTGAAAGAGATAAAAACCATCCCTCGATCATTATCTGGTCGTTGGGGAATGAATCGGGAATTGGCAGCAATCATCATGCGATGTACCAATGGGTTAAGCAGCGTGATCCATCAAGACCGGTTCAATACGAGGGTGGCGGTGCGATGACATCGGCGACGGACATCATTTGTCCTATGTATGCCCGTGTCGATTGGGACTTGCCTGTGGTGGGGCATCAGCCAGAGGTCACACCTCGCGTAGGCATCAAAAAAGCCATTGCGCTACCCAATGAAACGCGCCCTCTGATCCTATGTGAATATGCCCATGCGATGGGAAATAGTCTTGGTAGTTTCGTTGAATACTGGAAAGCTTTTCGTGACCATCCAAGATTACAGGGTGGGTTTATTTGGGACTGGGTAGATCAAGGGCTTACCAAATTTGATGATAAAGGGCAGTCCTATTGGGCTTATGGTGGTGATTTCGGTGATGAAATCAATGACCGACAGTTCTGCATCAACGGACTGATTTTCCCTGACAGAACGGTGCACCCAACTCTGTTTGAAGTTAAAAAAGCGCAGCAGTTTTTCCAGTTCAAGTTGATCAGCGACCAGCCACTTGTGATAGAAGCTGTGTCTGAAAACTTGTTTACTTCCAGTGACAATGAAGTCCTCTCTTGGCAGCTTTTGGAAGATGGCAAAACAGTGCAATCTGGAGAGGTCGCACTATCCATTCCTGCTCAAGCTAGTCTTCAGATACAGCTGTGCGATGCTATCGAGCGACGTCCAGGTGCACGCTATCACCTTAATCTACAAGTGACATTAATCAATGCGACACCTTGGGCAGAGTCAGGACACATCACCGCGTGTGAGCAAATTGAGTTAGCCTCTATTCCCAAGCTCCATCTTGCTGAAAAGGAAAACTTTGGTTCGCTCCAACTGCTTGATACTGATACTAAGCTTCGAATTGAGAACGATAGTTTTGTTATTGAGTTTGATAAAGAGACAGGCTATTTGGCTGATTGGATGGTAAGTGGAGCCGAGGTACTGAGCCAACCAATACAAGACAATTTCTATCGTGCCCCCCTAGACAATGACATTGGTACAAGTGAAGCGAATAAGCTCGACCCTAACTCCTGGTTCGCACGCTGGGAGGCCGCTGGATTTAGAACGCTTCGACGAGACGTTCAAAGCTTTGAGGCTTATGAGGTCTCTGGTGGTGTAGAGATAAAGTGTGTTGCTATCTACAGTAATGATCTAGCCCCAGTAATTTCAAGCACTTGGCGTTACCACATCGCGAGTGATGGCTCGGTTGCTATCGATGTTGATGTCACGCTCGCTCGAGGTCTACCACCGATTCCGCGTGTTGGCCTTGAGTTATGTTTGCCAAAACAGACGTCAAGCGAAGATCGAATTATGGTTGATTGGTTTGGCCGTGGTCCACACGAAAACTACCCAGACAGATTGTACTCAGCTCATATCGGTCGTTACCAAAAGTGTCTTGAAGAGATGCACACCAATTACATTTTCCCTTCAGAGAATGGTCTTCGTTGTGATTGTCATGAATTATCGGTAGGCAATCTCTCGGTGGAAGGTGAGTTTCATTTTTCTGTCAGTGAGTTTAATCAAGCGAACCTTGCCAGCGCAAAACACACAAACGACCTTGTAAAAGATGATGCGGTGTATGTACGGATTGACGGCTTTCACATGGGAGTGGGGGGCGACGACTCTTGGACACCAAGTGTTCATGATGAGTACCAACTTCGTGAGCAGCACTATCGATATGCCTTGGTATTGAGGACCGCGGATTAA
- a CDS encoding extracellular solute-binding protein, whose product MKTVKHLVATTILSATVSATAWAGELVINSDQADPAPKEAWAEIVKRFEAENPDITVKYNLYDKEAYKTTIRNWLVTSPPDVVFWYAGNRMKTFVDRGLLEDVSDIWAENNMAQDFKSAAPAMTVNGKQYGVPYTYYQWGVYYRKDIFEKYGIAEPKTWDELKAAAATLKKNEVAPFAIGTKYLWTAAGWFDYINLRTNGLDFHIDLMDGKVPYTDERVKKTFANWAELVEPGYYLENHASYSWQEAQPFLYNGEAAMYLIGNFIAPNFPDELEGKMGFFQFPVIDPAVPLAEDAPMDTIHIPSKAKNKEDARKFLAFVAKPEIQQLVNDVLLQIPTNSKAKPADDEFLNIGVEMLAQASGTAQFYDRDTDPAMAKEGMKGFQEFMVKPERVDQILKRLEKVRQRTFKN is encoded by the coding sequence ATGAAAACTGTGAAACACCTCGTTGCTACCACGATACTAAGCGCAACTGTCTCTGCTACAGCATGGGCGGGTGAGTTAGTTATCAACTCTGACCAAGCAGACCCTGCACCAAAGGAAGCTTGGGCTGAAATCGTAAAACGATTTGAAGCAGAAAACCCAGACATTACGGTGAAGTACAACCTGTATGACAAAGAAGCGTATAAGACGACGATACGTAACTGGCTGGTAACGTCTCCACCGGATGTTGTGTTCTGGTATGCGGGTAACCGTATGAAAACGTTCGTAGACCGTGGTTTGCTTGAAGATGTGAGTGATATCTGGGCTGAGAATAACATGGCTCAGGACTTCAAATCTGCAGCACCGGCAATGACGGTAAACGGTAAGCAATATGGCGTACCATACACGTATTACCAATGGGGTGTGTACTACCGTAAAGATATCTTTGAGAAGTATGGCATCGCAGAACCGAAGACATGGGATGAGCTAAAAGCTGCCGCTGCAACACTGAAGAAAAATGAGGTTGCACCATTCGCTATCGGTACTAAGTACCTTTGGACAGCAGCAGGTTGGTTTGACTACATCAACCTACGTACCAACGGTCTAGATTTCCACATCGACCTAATGGACGGTAAGGTCCCATACACCGATGAGCGAGTGAAAAAGACATTTGCTAACTGGGCGGAACTTGTTGAACCAGGCTACTACCTTGAAAACCACGCATCATACTCTTGGCAAGAAGCACAGCCATTCCTATATAACGGTGAAGCCGCAATGTACCTAATTGGTAACTTTATTGCTCCAAACTTCCCTGACGAGTTGGAAGGCAAAATGGGCTTCTTCCAGTTCCCTGTGATTGACCCTGCTGTTCCTTTGGCAGAAGACGCGCCGATGGATACGATTCACATCCCAAGCAAAGCGAAGAACAAAGAAGATGCTCGTAAGTTCCTTGCATTTGTTGCTAAGCCAGAGATTCAGCAGCTTGTTAACGACGTTCTATTGCAAATCCCGACGAATAGCAAAGCGAAGCCTGCTGATGATGAGTTCCTAAACATCGGTGTTGAAATGCTAGCTCAAGCGAGTGGTACAGCTCAGTTCTATGACCGTGATACTGATCCTGCCATGGCGAAAGAGGGCATGAAAGGTTTCCAAGAGTTCATGGTAAAACCTGAGCGTGTCGATCAGATCCTCAAACGTTTGGAAAAAGTGCGTCAACGTACATTTAAAAACTAG
- a CDS encoding carbohydrate ABC transporter permease translates to MYPQPIEKSGRFTNISYRVALPIAIVLWLLPLIAVMMTSIRSMEDINKGNYWGWPTDIQFIENYTQVFTATPMGQYLLNSLIITLPAVAGAVALSTLAGFALAKYNFKANIWIFAMFIAGNFVPFQILMIPVRDLTITFGLYDTHWALIFFHVAFQAGFCTLFMRNFIVGIPNALIEAARVEGVSEMKIFWHVVLPLVRPALAALSVLVFTFIWNDFFWALVLVQSDEVRPVTAGLSSLKGQWLAAWQFMSAGAIVAAIPPVVLFFTMQRHFIAGLTLGATKG, encoded by the coding sequence ATGTACCCACAACCGATCGAAAAGTCAGGACGCTTTACCAACATAAGCTATCGAGTGGCTTTGCCTATCGCCATTGTCCTGTGGTTACTTCCGCTTATCGCGGTAATGATGACGTCTATCCGCTCTATGGAGGACATCAACAAAGGTAACTATTGGGGATGGCCAACGGATATCCAGTTTATTGAAAACTATACTCAGGTATTCACTGCGACGCCGATGGGTCAATACCTGCTCAACAGTCTTATCATCACGTTGCCTGCTGTTGCTGGCGCGGTTGCTCTGTCTACGTTGGCAGGCTTTGCTCTAGCCAAATACAACTTTAAGGCGAATATCTGGATCTTTGCGATGTTCATCGCAGGCAACTTCGTGCCGTTTCAAATCTTGATGATCCCTGTGCGTGACCTGACCATTACCTTTGGGCTTTACGATACCCACTGGGCTCTTATCTTTTTCCATGTCGCGTTCCAAGCGGGTTTTTGCACGCTGTTTATGCGTAACTTCATCGTTGGCATTCCAAACGCACTGATTGAAGCTGCGCGAGTTGAAGGCGTCAGTGAAATGAAAATTTTTTGGCATGTCGTGCTACCTCTTGTGAGACCTGCACTTGCGGCATTGTCGGTTCTCGTCTTTACCTTTATATGGAATGACTTTTTCTGGGCACTAGTACTTGTTCAAAGTGATGAAGTACGTCCGGTGACAGCTGGATTGAGTTCTCTGAAAGGGCAGTGGTTGGCAGCATGGCAATTTATGTCGGCGGGTGCAATCGTCGCTGCTATTCCTCCGGTGGTGTTGTTCTTTACGATGCAACGTCACTTTATTGCAGGTTTAACATTAGGAGCGACCAAAGGTTAA
- a CDS encoding carbohydrate ABC transporter permease, protein MEQSVKTVYPKNRLPSQRRKSRINTNVAPWLFLAPAMLIFAVYVIYPILDSIWLSFYEWDGLGEKTWVGLDNYRELFDSEAFYTSLKNNFLWLVFFMLAPPLGLAIALFLNQQVRGIRVVKSLFFFPFVISQVVVGLVFAWFYDPSFGLFNIVLGFFNVEPVAILSNEDYVTYGIIAAGLWPQISYCMILYLTGLNNLDPEQLEAARLDGAKKLRMLWYVVLPQLRPATFIAIVVTVIGALRSFDLVATMTAGGPWGSSTVLAYQMYEESIFNYRMGYGAAVSVVLFLIMDIYIAYFLWRMLRSEK, encoded by the coding sequence ATGGAACAATCTGTGAAAACGGTATACCCCAAAAACCGATTACCTTCACAGCGGCGTAAGAGCCGCATTAATACCAATGTTGCCCCCTGGCTTTTTTTGGCGCCAGCGATGCTCATTTTTGCGGTTTACGTGATTTATCCCATTCTGGATAGTATCTGGCTGAGCTTTTATGAGTGGGACGGGCTCGGCGAGAAAACATGGGTTGGTTTAGATAACTATCGCGAGCTCTTTGACTCAGAAGCCTTCTACACCTCTTTAAAAAACAACTTTTTGTGGTTGGTGTTCTTTATGCTTGCACCACCCCTAGGGCTGGCTATCGCGCTGTTTCTAAACCAACAGGTGAGGGGAATACGCGTTGTTAAATCGTTGTTCTTTTTCCCTTTTGTTATCTCTCAAGTGGTTGTCGGTTTGGTCTTCGCTTGGTTTTATGACCCATCATTTGGTCTGTTCAATATCGTATTGGGCTTCTTCAATGTTGAGCCTGTGGCGATTTTGTCGAATGAAGACTACGTCACCTACGGCATCATTGCAGCGGGTCTGTGGCCACAAATTTCATACTGCATGATTCTCTATTTAACGGGCTTAAACAATCTTGATCCAGAGCAGCTTGAAGCAGCACGATTAGATGGTGCGAAAAAGCTTCGCATGCTTTGGTATGTGGTTCTGCCTCAGCTTCGTCCAGCGACCTTTATCGCTATCGTCGTTACTGTGATTGGGGCTCTTCGCTCCTTTGATTTGGTTGCGACTATGACGGCTGGTGGCCCTTGGGGTAGTTCTACAGTGTTGGCATATCAAATGTACGAAGAGTCAATCTTTAACTATCGGATGGGCTATGGTGCGGCGGTTTCTGTTGTTCTGTTCCTGATTATGGATATCTATATCGCTTACTTCTTGTGGCGAATGCTAAGGAGTGAAAAATAA
- a CDS encoding ABC transporter ATP-binding protein → MADIRLNQVIKRFGKVQTIHGVDLDINDGEFVVFVGPSGCGKSTLLRLVAGLEEISDGEIYIDDEKVNDVDPAERGVAMVFQSYALYPHMTVEENMGFGLKMNNHPKDYIHKQVQNAAKTLQLEHLLKRKPKELSGGQRQRVAIGRAIVRNPKVFLFDEPLSNLDAELRVDMRLQIAKLHQDLANTMIYVTHDQVEAMTLADKIVVLRDGRVEQVGSPLELYHTPQNEFVAGFIGSPKMNFIPTLVEEITDTNLTLKTDKGERFTLPRTDSSSSTPNTGDKLSLGVRPEHLTLNHDSPVKLQFQSEVVERLGNSTYLFGQASGVDGFKVHLPGDQAVNKFEKVEISCTYEDVHLFDADGQRVTL, encoded by the coding sequence ATGGCTGACATCCGCTTAAACCAAGTCATCAAACGTTTTGGCAAGGTACAAACCATCCACGGTGTGGATCTCGATATTAATGATGGTGAGTTTGTGGTGTTTGTCGGACCATCTGGCTGTGGTAAATCAACACTGCTTCGCTTGGTCGCTGGGCTAGAAGAGATCTCCGATGGTGAGATTTACATTGATGATGAGAAAGTCAACGACGTCGACCCAGCAGAGCGTGGCGTGGCGATGGTGTTCCAATCTTATGCCCTCTACCCTCATATGACGGTAGAAGAAAACATGGGTTTTGGTCTCAAGATGAATAACCATCCTAAGGACTACATCCATAAGCAAGTACAGAATGCAGCTAAAACACTGCAATTAGAGCACTTGTTAAAGCGCAAACCCAAAGAGCTGTCTGGTGGTCAACGCCAACGTGTGGCCATCGGTCGCGCCATTGTCCGTAACCCTAAGGTGTTTCTATTTGATGAACCCCTATCCAACCTAGATGCAGAGCTGCGCGTTGATATGCGATTGCAAATCGCGAAGCTCCATCAAGATTTAGCTAACACGATGATCTACGTGACACACGATCAGGTTGAAGCGATGACGCTAGCCGACAAAATCGTGGTGTTGAGAGATGGTCGGGTAGAACAAGTCGGCAGCCCTCTTGAGCTATACCACACACCACAAAACGAGTTTGTTGCTGGGTTTATCGGCTCTCCTAAAATGAACTTCATTCCTACCCTAGTAGAAGAGATTACCGATACTAACCTCACCCTAAAAACTGACAAAGGTGAGCGCTTTACGCTTCCGCGAACTGACAGCAGTTCCTCTACACCTAATACAGGTGACAAACTGAGCCTTGGCGTTAGACCGGAACATCTAACACTCAACCATGACAGTCCGGTCAAATTGCAGTTCCAAAGTGAAGTTGTGGAGCGTTTAGGCAACAGCACCTACTTGTTCGGACAGGCGTCCGGTGTCGACGGATTCAAGGTACACCTGCCAGGTGACCAAGCAGTCAACAAGTTTGAAAAAGTTGAGATAAGCTGCACCTATGAGGATGTGCACCTGTTCGATGCGGACGGCCAACGCGTCACCCTATAA
- a CDS encoding substrate-binding domain-containing protein, translating into MATIKDVAKEAGVSVATVSRVINKSPKASQSSITSVTAAMKKLGYRPNAAARALVNQSTNTVGVVVADVSDPFFGTLLKSVDQVAREAGKHILIGHGYHNAEDERHALELLINSRCDAIILHAKGLSDEELINYAKEVKGLVIINRYIPEIESRCISLDNERGAYLATLQLIKSGHRNIACIASSQDIEDTHQRIKGYRTALEDHGIALSKNYIEAGEPSSDGGELAMTNLLSKSLDITAVVTYNDYMAAGAIQALETNAIAVPQDISIIGFDDGLIARFVHPHLTTVRYPIAMMAERAARLALLLSRGEKIEDDPIVFTPTLVQRKSVMTR; encoded by the coding sequence ATGGCAACCATCAAAGATGTCGCAAAAGAAGCAGGAGTCTCTGTCGCTACAGTGTCTCGTGTGATCAATAAATCGCCTAAAGCGAGTCAGTCTTCCATTACTTCTGTAACGGCAGCGATGAAGAAGCTCGGCTATCGCCCAAATGCGGCAGCGCGTGCCTTGGTCAATCAAAGCACCAACACAGTGGGAGTTGTCGTAGCGGATGTCTCAGACCCATTTTTCGGGACTCTATTGAAATCGGTCGATCAAGTTGCTCGAGAAGCGGGAAAGCACATATTAATTGGACATGGCTACCACAACGCTGAGGATGAACGCCATGCGCTAGAACTGCTGATTAACAGTCGATGCGATGCAATTATTCTACATGCCAAAGGTCTCAGTGATGAGGAGCTCATCAATTACGCCAAAGAGGTGAAAGGGTTAGTCATTATCAACCGCTACATTCCAGAGATCGAATCGCGCTGTATTTCGCTTGATAATGAACGTGGTGCCTACCTTGCCACTCTGCAACTAATCAAATCAGGGCATCGTAACATCGCGTGTATCGCCTCTTCTCAGGATATCGAAGATACCCATCAGCGAATTAAAGGCTATCGCACCGCACTAGAAGACCACGGTATTGCGCTTTCCAAAAACTACATTGAGGCTGGCGAACCAAGCAGTGATGGCGGTGAGCTGGCTATGACAAATTTGTTGTCAAAGTCACTCGATATTACTGCCGTCGTAACTTACAACGATTATATGGCAGCAGGTGCGATCCAAGCGCTGGAAACTAATGCAATTGCTGTCCCTCAAGACATTTCCATAATTGGCTTCGATGACGGTCTGATCGCCCGTTTCGTGCATCCTCACCTAACTACGGTTCGCTACCCTATCGCCATGATGGCAGAAAGAGCGGCTCGATTGGCCTTGCTACTATCACGTGGCGAGAAGATTGAGGATGACCCAATTGTTTTCACTCCAACTCTCGTGCAGCGTAAGTCCGTAATGACACGCTAA
- a CDS encoding alpha-galactosidase — protein sequence MIFVNSEQLEFHLQTSKTSYIIKANETGHLINLHYGDKMTHRSSFAALDQRYSGKIGSTTDYADVPGQSLDTLKLEVPTLGKGDYRSPLLHIEYADGSRITDLTYSSHQVVGSKPALAGLPSASGEEKGQHLIVTLVDTITRLAVDVHYSVYETSNVITRHLVIRNEDSQSMQIHRVLSSCVDFAEEGFDLIHLQGKWIKEAQIARQRLNKGIVQIDSKKGVSSANHNPFIALANKETNEHVGSCYGFGVFYSGNHLSVAEVSPHCLTRVMTGINDFDFRWELKPNSSFTTPEVALTFSASGLNTMSQQLHHFINHHVVPEQWRLVERPIQVNNWEATYFDFDYDKLDAIAQKAQDIGVELFVLDDGWFGKRDDDTTSLGDYFDNPKLQGGIARISQKVKSYGLKFGIWVEPEMVSPDSELFRQHPEWAVAHPLREPSLGRNQLVLDMANPDVVDYLFDKLSDVFSRADVDYVKWDHNRNFSDNYAQSLSPSTQSGFNHRYVLGLYDLLARLTNAFPNILFESCSSGGNRFDLGMLCYMPQTWTSDNTDAIERLNIQHGTSMCYPLSSMSAHVAAKPSHQVLRRTPLETRFNVAAFGNFGYQLDITQLSSNETQAVKEQIAFYKQHRKLIQFGRFYRLASPFDNNISNWLVTNEDGTEGLLGYYQKLQQSNGDLERIKLPFFEPESEFEVQSRSQYNEEVETTNVKATPELYRLFGDQLAAFGLPLNSQFLGVEITEQTRHIGDFGSRIYHLKRK from the coding sequence ATGATTTTTGTTAATAGCGAACAGCTTGAGTTCCATCTCCAAACATCCAAAACAAGTTACATCATCAAAGCGAACGAAACAGGTCATCTCATCAATCTCCATTACGGTGACAAGATGACACATCGCAGTAGCTTTGCAGCACTTGACCAGCGTTACAGCGGAAAGATAGGCTCGACAACGGACTACGCTGATGTTCCTGGACAAAGTTTAGATACCCTGAAACTCGAAGTCCCCACCTTAGGGAAAGGCGATTACCGAAGCCCACTTTTACACATTGAGTATGCAGATGGGTCACGCATTACCGACCTCACCTACTCTTCACACCAAGTGGTCGGCAGCAAACCCGCACTCGCGGGGTTGCCGTCAGCAAGTGGCGAAGAAAAAGGTCAGCACCTTATCGTTACGCTTGTCGACACTATCACTCGATTGGCTGTCGACGTTCACTACTCGGTTTATGAAACCTCAAACGTTATTACTCGCCATCTTGTTATTCGTAATGAAGACAGCCAAAGCATGCAAATTCATCGCGTGCTCAGTAGCTGTGTCGATTTTGCAGAGGAAGGCTTTGACCTTATCCACCTTCAAGGCAAGTGGATAAAAGAAGCACAAATTGCACGCCAACGACTCAACAAGGGCATAGTGCAGATAGATTCCAAGAAAGGCGTGAGTAGTGCTAACCATAACCCGTTTATCGCACTAGCAAATAAAGAAACCAACGAGCACGTAGGTTCGTGTTACGGCTTCGGTGTTTTCTACAGCGGAAATCACCTATCTGTTGCTGAAGTGTCGCCGCATTGCTTAACTCGCGTCATGACAGGAATCAATGACTTTGACTTCCGATGGGAGCTAAAACCCAACTCAAGCTTCACGACGCCAGAGGTTGCTCTCACCTTCTCTGCCTCTGGTTTAAATACCATGAGCCAACAACTGCATCACTTCATTAATCATCATGTGGTACCCGAGCAGTGGCGATTAGTTGAACGCCCCATCCAAGTGAATAATTGGGAAGCAACGTACTTCGATTTTGACTACGACAAACTGGATGCTATTGCCCAGAAGGCTCAAGATATTGGTGTTGAGCTGTTTGTTCTCGATGATGGTTGGTTTGGCAAACGAGACGATGATACTACGAGTCTCGGAGACTACTTCGACAACCCAAAACTCCAAGGGGGCATTGCTCGTATCAGTCAAAAAGTCAAAAGCTACGGGCTAAAGTTTGGTATTTGGGTCGAACCTGAAATGGTATCACCTGACAGTGAGCTATTTAGACAACACCCCGAATGGGCGGTCGCTCATCCACTAAGAGAGCCTTCTCTGGGACGCAACCAGCTCGTTCTAGACATGGCAAACCCAGACGTAGTCGACTACCTGTTTGATAAACTGAGTGACGTATTTTCCAGAGCGGATGTAGACTATGTGAAGTGGGATCATAATCGTAACTTCAGTGACAATTACGCCCAGTCTTTAAGCCCATCGACTCAAAGCGGATTTAATCACAGATATGTTCTTGGGCTATACGACTTATTAGCTCGCTTAACCAATGCATTTCCAAATATCCTATTTGAGTCATGTTCTAGCGGCGGCAACCGATTCGATCTCGGTATGCTTTGCTACATGCCTCAAACCTGGACCAGTGATAATACCGATGCTATTGAGCGCTTAAACATACAGCACGGCACATCCATGTGTTATCCCCTGTCCTCTATGAGTGCTCACGTCGCTGCCAAACCTTCACATCAGGTACTGCGTCGCACACCACTGGAGACTCGCTTTAATGTCGCGGCGTTCGGAAATTTTGGTTATCAACTTGATATCACGCAGCTCTCAAGCAATGAAACGCAGGCTGTCAAAGAACAAATTGCATTCTATAAGCAACATCGCAAGCTGATTCAATTTGGGCGTTTCTATCGGCTAGCCTCGCCTTTTGACAACAATATCTCCAATTGGCTTGTCACTAACGAAGACGGTACTGAGGGACTGCTTGGCTATTACCAAAAACTTCAACAAAGTAACGGCGATTTAGAGCGAATCAAGCTACCATTTTTCGAGCCCGAATCTGAGTTCGAGGTTCAGTCACGCTCTCAATACAATGAAGAGGTGGAAACAACGAACGTGAAAGCGACACCAGAGCTTTATCGCCTATTTGGTGACCAGCTCGCCGCGTTTGGTTTGCCTTTGAACAGCCAATTTCTAGGTGTAGAGATCACTGAACAGACCCGTCATATTGGCGATTTTGGTTCGAGAATCTACCACCTTAAACGAAAATAA